The following are encoded in a window of Aerococcus sanguinicola genomic DNA:
- a CDS encoding zinc metallopeptidase has product MFFPFFDRTIILVLIGMGIAALASANVNRTFRKYSKYQNERGFTGREVAEYILQESGIQDVQVEGVAGELTDHYDPRGKVLRLSEPVYNQSSVTAIGVAAHECGHAVQDAKDYGFMRFRERLVPVVNFGSSASFPILMLGVLFGMNGFLIKLGIALFALTLVFHLVTLPVEFNASNRALTILEEGQILSSAELPYVKKTLRAAAYTYVAATLASALSLLRVVLLFGGSRDD; this is encoded by the coding sequence ATGTTTTTTCCATTTTTTGACCGAACGATTATTCTTGTCCTGATTGGGATGGGGATTGCAGCTTTAGCCAGCGCTAATGTGAATCGGACTTTTCGTAAGTACAGCAAGTATCAGAATGAACGGGGCTTTACAGGACGTGAAGTTGCAGAGTATATTCTCCAAGAGTCAGGGATCCAGGATGTCCAAGTCGAAGGGGTGGCTGGAGAACTGACAGACCACTATGATCCGAGAGGCAAGGTGCTTCGCTTGTCAGAACCGGTCTATAATCAAAGCTCGGTGACGGCTATCGGGGTTGCCGCCCATGAATGTGGCCATGCTGTCCAGGACGCCAAGGATTATGGCTTCATGCGTTTTAGGGAGCGCTTAGTCCCAGTGGTTAATTTTGGTTCGAGCGCTTCCTTTCCCATTCTGATGTTAGGTGTCCTATTTGGGATGAATGGCTTTTTGATTAAATTAGGGATAGCGCTCTTTGCTTTGACCTTGGTCTTCCACCTGGTGACCCTACCTGTTGAGTTCAATGCCTCTAACCGGGCTTTGACTATCTTAGAGGAGGGGCAGATTCTGTCGTCAGCTGAGTTGCCTTATGTGAAGAAGACCCTTCGTGCCGCAGCTTATACCTATGTAGCTGCGACCCTGGCCAGTGCCCTCTCCCTCTTACGGGTGGTTCTCTTATTCGGGGGCAGCCGCGATGATTAG
- a CDS encoding DUF975 family protein, translating to METADIKDQAKAIMQADWPRYVMITIAYMLLTTFLSSAPAIFWPFGLIFSFFLYLLVQASSIVYRQIFLNDWRDEEIKLGQTLLNPLIQNFWRYGMTKLLQYMYIFFWSCLLVLPGIYKALSYSMVTFVLTDQADLAYNDAIRESERLMQGHKWAYLCLNLRFLGWDVANLLCAGLLTVYVLPYRSLAQSQFYLTLVEVKGRTGQADRAQFAKAADPDSGPSFRSRANRVHEEDWDDF from the coding sequence GTGGAAACAGCTGATATTAAAGACCAGGCTAAAGCGATTATGCAGGCGGACTGGCCGCGTTATGTCATGATTACCATCGCCTATATGCTCTTGACAACTTTTTTAAGTTCAGCCCCTGCTATTTTTTGGCCCTTTGGCTTAATTTTTTCATTTTTCTTATACTTGCTGGTTCAAGCATCTTCCATCGTCTACCGGCAGATTTTTTTAAATGATTGGCGAGATGAGGAGATTAAGCTAGGGCAGACCCTATTGAATCCCTTGATTCAGAATTTTTGGCGGTACGGGATGACCAAACTCTTACAGTATATGTATATCTTTTTCTGGTCTTGCTTACTGGTCTTGCCTGGGATTTACAAGGCCCTTTCTTACAGTATGGTGACCTTTGTTTTGACGGACCAGGCTGATCTCGCTTATAATGATGCCATTCGCGAAAGTGAGCGGCTGATGCAAGGGCATAAGTGGGCTTATCTATGCCTGAATTTGCGCTTTTTAGGCTGGGATGTGGCTAACCTTCTCTGTGCGGGTTTGCTGACGGTTTATGTGCTGCCTTATCGCAGCTTGGCCCAGAGCCAATTCTATTTGACTTTAGTTGAAGTTAAGGGGCGGACGGGGCAAGCAGATCGTGCGCAATTTGCTAAGGCAGCTGATCCAGATTCAGGCCCTAGCTTTCGCTCGAGAGCTAACAGGGTGCACGAAGAGGACTGGGACGATTTTTAA
- a CDS encoding cyclodeaminase/cyclohydrolase family protein, with protein MDLNTYIADVASSKSAPGGGSVIPLTGALGTALGCMVLEITKEKVKDADLDRIDQILSQGHAYIDQLKDLSQKDAEVSGKMFAQYALPRETEEEKARRTAAIQEALLGATEVPLQVMETSLKAMRLLEEIAEIGRKSVLADVEVGVQHLYTALQCAKYNVLENVKLIKDEEKAQAYQDRADQALRGSEEVKTAVLAAVDNRRS; from the coding sequence ATGGATTTAAATACTTATATTGCTGATGTGGCTTCATCCAAGTCTGCGCCTGGAGGAGGCTCTGTCATTCCCTTGACGGGGGCTTTAGGAACCGCTTTGGGGTGTATGGTCCTCGAAATTACAAAAGAAAAGGTAAAAGATGCGGATCTTGACCGGATAGATCAAATCTTAAGTCAAGGCCATGCCTACATTGACCAGTTGAAGGACTTGAGCCAAAAAGACGCTGAAGTTTCTGGTAAGATGTTTGCCCAATATGCCTTGCCCCGGGAGACAGAAGAGGAGAAAGCAAGGCGGACAGCTGCCATCCAAGAGGCGCTGCTGGGAGCAACTGAAGTTCCTTTGCAAGTGATGGAAACTAGCCTCAAAGCCATGCGCTTGCTTGAGGAAATTGCGGAAATTGGTCGGAAATCAGTCCTAGCTGACGTCGAGGTTGGGGTCCAGCACCTCTATACAGCCTTGCAGTGTGCCAAATACAATGTTCTTGAGAATGTCAAGCTGATTAAGGATGAAGAAAAAGCCCAGGCCTACCAGGACCGGGCAGATCAAGCGCTCCGAGGGTCGGAAGAGGTTAAAACTGCTGTATTAGCTGCTGTCGATAACCGTCGTAGCTAG
- the glnA gene encoding type I glutamate--ammonia ligase, giving the protein MANQITAEFIRQEVVDKDVHFLRLAFSDVNGILKNVEVPISQLDKVLDNKMMFDGSSIEGFVRIEESDMYLVPDLDTWMIFPWTADEGKRIAILICDIFLPNGDPFPGDPRGNLKRMVAKMNAKGFTAFNLGPEAEFFLFKRDENGQPTTQVNDHGGYFDLAPVDLGENCRRDIVLTLEKLGFEVEASHHECAIGQHEIDFKYDDVVTACDRIQMFKLIVKSIARKHNLHATFMPKPVANIAGSGMHCNMSLFTAEGNAFYEADSPTGLSTTAYQFMAGILKHAKALTAIGNPLVNSYKRLVPGYEAPVYIAWSAQNRSPLIRIPSARGNSTRIELRSVDPSANPYLIMAALIGAGLEGIEKELQPAKATDRNIYSMTENELRQAGIEQLPNSLDHALDEFEQDSKIQEALGHHITENFISSKRLECNEYALQISQWELDHYFRSY; this is encoded by the coding sequence ATGGCTAATCAAATAACCGCTGAATTCATTCGCCAAGAGGTTGTCGATAAAGATGTCCACTTCTTACGCCTAGCCTTCTCTGATGTCAACGGCATCCTAAAAAACGTTGAGGTCCCTATCAGTCAGCTCGATAAGGTGCTCGACAATAAAATGATGTTCGATGGCTCTTCTATTGAAGGTTTTGTCCGCATTGAAGAGTCCGATATGTACCTGGTCCCTGATCTCGATACCTGGATGATTTTTCCTTGGACTGCGGACGAAGGCAAGCGCATTGCCATCTTAATTTGTGATATTTTCTTACCTAATGGCGACCCCTTCCCTGGAGATCCCCGCGGTAACTTGAAACGCATGGTAGCCAAGATGAATGCTAAAGGCTTTACCGCCTTCAACCTTGGACCCGAAGCTGAATTCTTCCTTTTCAAGCGCGACGAGAACGGCCAGCCAACAACTCAAGTTAACGACCATGGGGGCTACTTCGACTTAGCCCCCGTCGACCTGGGAGAAAACTGCCGACGCGACATCGTCTTAACCCTTGAAAAGTTAGGCTTTGAAGTGGAAGCCTCCCACCATGAATGTGCGATCGGCCAACATGAGATCGACTTCAAATATGATGACGTGGTAACCGCCTGTGACCGCATCCAAATGTTCAAACTGATCGTTAAGAGTATCGCCCGCAAGCACAATCTCCACGCCACCTTCATGCCTAAACCCGTTGCCAATATCGCAGGCTCTGGCATGCACTGCAACATGTCCCTCTTCACCGCAGAAGGCAATGCCTTCTATGAAGCTGATAGTCCGACTGGTCTTTCAACGACTGCCTATCAATTCATGGCCGGCATTCTCAAACACGCCAAGGCCCTTACCGCCATCGGTAATCCCCTGGTTAACTCTTACAAGCGTCTCGTACCCGGCTATGAAGCGCCTGTCTATATCGCTTGGTCAGCCCAAAACCGCTCACCTCTCATTCGGATCCCCTCTGCCCGTGGGAACTCGACCCGGATTGAGCTGCGGTCAGTAGACCCCTCTGCTAATCCTTATCTTATTATGGCGGCCTTGATTGGCGCTGGCCTGGAAGGCATTGAAAAAGAACTCCAACCAGCTAAGGCGACCGACCGCAACATCTACAGCATGACAGAAAATGAACTGCGCCAAGCGGGTATTGAACAATTACCAAATTCACTCGACCATGCTCTAGATGAATTTGAACAAGATAGTAAAATCCAAGAAGCGCTTGGTCACCATATTACAGAAAACTTCATCTCTAGCAAGCGTTTGGAATGTAATGAGTACGCCTTACAGATCTCCCAGTGGGAACTCGACCATTATTTTAGAAGCTATTAA
- a CDS encoding pyridoxal phosphate-dependent aminotransferase, with the protein MDLSYLAQNYPASTIRKLARYAQQFPDVDYFTMGEPDFPPPHLVKETAKKQIDANRTYYGPNIGEPGLQEAIASYYNHHYHSHYQAEQVVVSFGATEACLLTIMATLNPGDEVIIFTPHYPNYLGQVEAMRAKTVLVPLEARYHFQPQIEALEAAITERTKLIIVNTPNNPLGTVIDADKVQAISQVALDHDLFILADEVYHTLTYPQAAHSSFANPDLPNADQTIVVDSFSKSFSMTGYRCGFALCPDPAMAQVMAEFKEGIGFAVPQFIQDACQAALEEGQAVTEDMRQAYDQRRQYLIPQLNQIKGIHCADTQGAFYAFADVSEFPFTSWEFVTQLIAEEGLAVIPGSSFGSAGEGFIRISFAASQTKLEKLLTGLRSFSKRHMS; encoded by the coding sequence ATGGACCTATCATATCTTGCACAAAATTACCCCGCATCAACGATTCGGAAGCTAGCTCGCTATGCTCAACAATTCCCAGATGTTGACTATTTCACCATGGGCGAGCCAGACTTCCCTCCCCCCCACTTGGTTAAAGAAACCGCTAAGAAACAAATTGACGCCAACCGGACCTACTACGGCCCCAATATCGGCGAGCCCGGCCTCCAGGAAGCTATCGCTAGCTATTATAACCATCACTACCACAGCCACTACCAGGCCGAGCAAGTTGTGGTCTCCTTTGGTGCAACAGAGGCCTGCCTACTGACCATCATGGCGACTCTCAATCCCGGAGATGAAGTCATTATCTTCACTCCCCACTACCCCAATTACCTGGGCCAAGTGGAAGCTATGCGGGCTAAGACGGTCCTCGTTCCCTTAGAAGCCCGTTACCACTTCCAGCCTCAAATCGAAGCCTTGGAAGCGGCGATCACCGAGCGGACAAAACTTATTATTGTAAACACCCCGAATAATCCCTTGGGCACAGTCATCGATGCAGACAAGGTTCAAGCCATCAGTCAAGTCGCCCTCGACCACGACCTCTTCATCCTAGCTGATGAAGTTTACCACACCCTTACCTATCCTCAAGCCGCCCATAGCAGTTTCGCCAACCCTGACTTGCCCAACGCAGACCAAACCATCGTCGTCGATAGTTTCTCCAAGTCTTTCTCCATGACGGGCTACCGCTGCGGTTTTGCCCTCTGCCCCGATCCCGCAATGGCCCAGGTAATGGCTGAATTCAAGGAAGGCATCGGCTTTGCTGTTCCTCAATTTATCCAAGACGCTTGTCAGGCCGCCCTCGAGGAAGGCCAAGCCGTCACTGAAGACATGCGCCAGGCCTATGATCAGAGACGCCAGTATCTGATCCCCCAGCTCAACCAAATCAAGGGCATCCATTGCGCCGACACCCAGGGCGCCTTCTATGCCTTTGCTGACGTCTCTGAATTTCCTTTCACATCCTGGGAATTCGTCACCCAGCTCATTGCCGAAGAGGGCTTGGCCGTCATTCCTGGTTCAAGTTTTGGATCAGCCGGAGAGGGTTTTATCCGCATCTCCTTCGCTGCCAGCCAGACTAAATTAGAAAAACTTCTAACCGGTCTTCGATCCTTTTCCAAACGGCATATGAGTTAG
- a CDS encoding glutamine synthetase family protein — translation MFMAKITADQIREEAEAKDVHFLRLAFSDVNGVLKNVEVPISQLEKVLSNKMMFDGSSIEGFVRIEESDMYLIPDLDTWMIFPWTTESGKHIGILICDIFLPDGSPFPGDPRGNLKRMVAKMNAKGFTDFNLGPEAEFFLFKRDENGLPITQVNDHGGYFDLAPVDLGENCRRDIVLTLEEMGFEVEASHHEGAIGQHEIDFMYDSVVTACDRIQMFKLIVKSIARKHNMHATFMPKPVANIAGSGMHCNMSLFNDQGNAFYDANDELGLSETAYQFMAGILDHAKAITAVGNPIVNSYKRLVPGYEAPVYIAWSQQNRSPLVRIPSARGNSTRIELRSVDPSANPYLIMASLIGAGLDGIDRELQPDAPTDRNIYSMTESELAEAGIEQLPMTLDYALDELEIDDVVKASLGQHITDNFISSKRLECNEYAMQVSQWELDHYFQAY, via the coding sequence ATTTTTATGGCAAAGATTACAGCTGACCAAATTCGTGAAGAAGCCGAAGCAAAAGATGTGCACTTCCTCCGCCTCGCCTTCTCCGATGTCAACGGCGTCTTAAAAAACGTTGAAGTCCCAATCAGCCAGTTAGAGAAGGTCTTGAGTAACAAGATGATGTTCGATGGGTCTTCCATTGAGGGTTTTGTCCGTATCGAGGAGTCCGACATGTACCTGATTCCTGACCTGGATACCTGGATGATCTTTCCTTGGACCACCGAATCGGGTAAGCACATCGGCATCTTAATCTGTGACATCTTCCTCCCCGATGGCAGCCCCTTCCCCGGTGATCCACGCGGCAACTTAAAACGCATGGTAGCTAAGATGAACGCTAAGGGCTTTACCGACTTCAACCTGGGCCCAGAAGCTGAGTTTTTCCTCTTTAAGCGCGACGAAAACGGCCTACCGATTACCCAGGTCAACGACCATGGCGGCTACTTCGACCTAGCTCCCGTCGACCTTGGCGAGAATTGCCGGCGCGATATTGTTCTAACCCTTGAAGAAATGGGCTTTGAAGTAGAAGCCTCCCACCATGAAGGAGCGATCGGTCAACATGAAATCGACTTTATGTACGACAGCGTGGTAACAGCCTGTGACCGGATCCAAATGTTCAAACTAATCGTTAAGAGTATCGCTCGCAAACACAATATGCATGCAACTTTTATGCCTAAACCAGTTGCTAACATCGCGGGGTCAGGTATGCACTGCAACATGTCTCTTTTTAACGACCAGGGCAATGCCTTCTATGATGCCAACGATGAACTTGGTCTTTCAGAGACGGCCTACCAATTTATGGCCGGTATCCTCGACCACGCCAAAGCCATTACGGCGGTAGGCAACCCTATCGTTAACTCCTATAAACGCTTGGTTCCTGGCTATGAAGCGCCTGTCTACATCGCTTGGTCCCAGCAAAATCGCTCCCCCCTAGTCCGCATCCCATCCGCTCGTGGAAATTCTACCCGGATTGAATTACGGTCAGTTGACCCCTCAGCCAACCCTTACTTAATCATGGCCAGCTTAATTGGGGCAGGACTGGACGGAATTGACCGCGAACTCCAACCTGACGCTCCAACCGACCGCAACATCTACAGCATGACCGAGAGCGAACTAGCTGAAGCAGGTATCGAGCAACTACCGATGACCCTCGACTATGCCCTTGATGAACTGGAAATCGATGACGTGGTTAAGGCTTCACTTGGCCAGCACATTACCGATAATTTTATTTCTAGCAAACGCTTGGAATGTAACGAATATGCCATGCAAGTTTCGCAGTGGGAATTGGACCACTACTTCCAAGCCTATTAG